From the genome of Anopheles merus strain MAF chromosome X, AmerM5.1, whole genome shotgun sequence, one region includes:
- the LOC121594615 gene encoding ubiquitin carboxyl-terminal hydrolase MINDY-3 homolog, with protein sequence MDENPAPPASAAAPDAMTGTEQPEPGTSVASPAAAGSHEDGEGAAGAAAEPSDGSSKTVSEQIASLLWGGKIKPDVFRRWLQGFSFSDCEPSALVQRDGGPCCVIAPVQAYLLKILLAESPAHSFNELTADKCKTLLIQAVCQILMKCKTDAYRIVTLESEGEQAGPSGDRAAVRQDDGTGHEPSEAPVGPGVDTHDAAMVRPSTVQRTAGSSTTATWTAEAFHERIRFREHAHIDEVHQFYAQNYHVLTDECGVLLLLYTVLQTKGLEHILSEMSDPTESLIHDTYGCGSQALINLMLTGRAVPHVWDNEQDVGGMKLKGINQQSDIGFITVMEQLQYCTVGFFYKNPKNPVWVMGSDTHLTVLFSHERRLVSPETPGELARRVFRQFDPDGSNFIPGPVLQDVLCALELVSEPEYVELMRSRLDPENLGIILLNAFMSEFFPDEKKSTPDTFDLLHYNGIPNSNYGSVVQYSRGQAVLLESDVRMCNPSDPMLTCLQTKWPTIEVNWAGNRTPSLN encoded by the exons ATGGATGAAAACCCGGCACCACCGGCGAGCGCGGCCGCCCCCGATGCAATGACCGGAACAGAACAGCCGGAGCCCGGCACGTCCGTCGCATCGCCGGCAGCTGCGGGCAGCCACGAAGACGGGGAAGgtgcagcaggagcagcagccgAACCATCAGACGGGAGTAGCAAAACGGTGTCGGAACAAATAGCCTCCCTGCTCTGGGGTGGCAAGATAAAGCCGGACGTGTTCCGGCGGTGGCTGCAAG GATTTTCCTTCAGCGACTGTGAGCCGTCCGCACTGGTGCAGCGCGACGGTGGGCCCTGTTGTGTAATCGCACCGGTCCAGGCGTACCTGCTGAAGATACTGCTGGCGGAATCGCCTGCCCACAGCTTCAACGAG CTTACGGCGGACAAATGCAAAACGCTGCTCATCCAGGCCGTCTGCCAGATACTGATGAAGTGCAAAACGGACGCATACCGCATAGTGACGCTGGAGAGCGAAGGTGAGCAGGCCGGCCCGAGCGGCGACCGGGCGGCCGTGCGGCAGGATGATGGCACCGGGCACGAACCGAGCGAGGCGCCGGTTGGTCCGGGCGTGGATACGCACGATGCCGCCATGGTGCGCCCGTCCACGGTCCAGCGGAcggccggcagcagcaccaccgccacctGGACGGCCGAAGCGTTCCACGAGCGGATTCGGTTTCGCGAGCACGCCCACATCGACGAGGTGCACCAGTTTTACGCACAGAACTACCACGTGCTGACGGACGAGTgcggcgtgctgctgctgctgtacacCGTGCTGCAGACCAAGGGGCTGGAGCACATCCTGTCCGAGATGTCCGACCCGACCGAGTCGCTCATACACGACACGTACGGTTGCGGCAGCCAGGCGCTGATCAACCTGATGCTGACCGGGCGCGCCGTCCCGCACGTATGGGACAACGAGCAGGACGTCGGTGGCATGA AGCTGAAGGGCATCAACCAGCAGTCGGACATCGGTTTCATCACCGTGATGGAGCAGCTGCAGTACTGCACCGTCGGTTTCTTCTACAAAAATCCAAAGAACCCGGTCTGGGTGATGGGGTCCGACACGCACCTGACCGTGCTGTTCAGCCACGAGCGGCGGCTGGTGTCGCCGGAAACGCCCGGCGAGCTCGCGCGCCGCGTCTTCCGCCAGTTCGACCCGGACGGCAGCAACTTCATACCGGGCCCGGTCCTGCAGGACGTGCTGTGCGCCCTCGAGCTGGTCAGCGAGCCGGAGTA cGTGGAGCTGATGCGCAGCCGGCTCGATCCGGaaaatctcggcatcatcctGCTGAACGCGTTCATGAGCGAGTTCTTCCCGGACGAGAAGAAGTCCACCCCGGACACGTTCGATCTGCTGCACTACAACGGCATCCCGAACTCGAACTACGGCAGCGTGGTGCAGTACAGCCGCGGCCAGGCGGTGCTGCTCGAGAGCGACGTGCGCATGTGCAATCCCTCCGACCCGATGCTGACCTGTCTGCAAACCAAATGGCCCACGATCGAGGTGAACTGGGCCGGCAACCGGACGCCGTCGCTGAACTGA